One region of Ictalurus furcatus strain D&B chromosome 17, Billie_1.0, whole genome shotgun sequence genomic DNA includes:
- the LOC128621466 gene encoding testis-expressed protein 12-like, with protein MTGKGSQMTLRGTDVKGTKLKMPEAEHAGGFCDDSPAKRMKVSRTKLAPVDGTEGFEKAWSGAVREINCLFTKYPEMLRERAAVDASQIQELTNILTEALSLESQLKEKKDHLRQSLAVISDKLQG; from the exons ATGACTGGTAAAGGATCACAGATGACACTCAGGGGGACAGACGTTAAAGGAACTAAACTGAAAATGCCAGAG GCTGAACATGCAGGTGGGTTTTGTGATGATTCTCCAGCAAAGAGGATGAAGGTGTCTCGTACTAAATTAGCCCCTGTGGATGGGACTGAGGGGTTTGAAAAAGCATGGTCAG GTGCTGTCAGAGAAATCAATTGCCTGTTCACAAAATACCCAGAAATGCTGCG AGAGAGAGCTGCGGTGGATGCATCACAGATTCAGGAGCTGACGAATATTCTGACTGAGGCTTTGAGCTTGGAATCACAACTTAAGGAGAAGAAGGATCACCTGAGACAGTCTTTGGCTGTTATTTCAGACAAACTGCAGGGATAG
- the sdhdb gene encoding succinate dehydrogenase [ubiquinone] cytochrome b small subunit B, mitochondrial: protein MAALARISSICNRGVSPLLFRSASLIRPLAAHKKDQDHSYLLAAKVHTTPAHYDGPVSKAASLHWTGERIVSVILLSMGPIAYFYPGGVMDYSLAAALTLHGHWGLGQVLTDYVHGDTKVKLAKAGLFILSTVTFAGLCYFNYHDVGICKAVALLWSK, encoded by the exons ATGGCGGCGCTGGCGAGGATTAGCTCGATTTGCAACCGGGGCGTTAGCC CTCTGTTATTCCGCAGTGCTTCTCTTATCAGACCTTTGGCGGCACATAAAAAGGACCAGGATCACTCGTACTTGCTCGCAGCCAAAGTACACACAACACCGGCTCATTATG ATGGCCCCGTGTCTAAAGCTGCCTCACTGCACTGGACAGGAGAGCGAATCGTGAGTGTAATTCTCCTGAGCATGGGTCCTATCGCCTATTTCTACCCCGGGGGTGTCATGGACTACTCCCTGGCTGCAGCGCTCACTCTGCATGGCCActg GGGATTGGGCCAGGTTCTGACTGACTACGTTCACGGAGATACGAAAGTCAAGTTGGCAAAAGCAGGCCTCTTTATTCTGTCCACCGTTACCTTTGCGGGTCTGTGCTACTTTAATTACCACGATGTAGGGATCTGTAAAGCCGTGGCGCTCCTCTGGAGTAAATAG